DNA from Lates calcarifer isolate ASB-BC8 unplaced genomic scaffold, TLL_Latcal_v3 _unitig_891_quiver_1619, whole genome shotgun sequence:
TTGGGATTTCATATCTCTACGTGAGACCGAAGACTGAACATATGTACCTTATACACAGTACTGTGGTTTGTATGCTATATTTGAGTGACATGAATACATTACCTTTTGGTCTTTTCTCAGTCCACATGATGGCAGTATCGGGCTTCTTACATCCTCACTctacagtgtttacattttcagtatCCACATTATGAACCTGCAACAGAtaattgacatttaaaaagtgcTGCAGAAGTTATGTTGGTTACCAGTGAATTCAATTTCCTGATGGGACAGTGGgattatgtgtttatgttagATTTTAATTAACTTCTTTCCTGTTTGGCTTCTTACTCTGAGCAAAACAGTTTCCAGTGAGCTCAGAGTAGAAACAAACAAGCCTTGCTTTTTTTgcttcaaaaaagaaaaagaaaaagaagctcAAAATACAGGCAACTCAGCATGTTAGTTGTGTCTCTAccaaaattaatttgaatggaaataaagttttaatttgtATCAGAATTTACATTCAGGATTTCATTGACTAAAAAGCAACCAAATTCCAGCAAAACAAAAGGGTCAAGAACAGTGAAAAGAGACCTGTAAAAGAGTTACTTAGCATCAAATCCACTTCTGAGAATTGCAACCTCAGTTATCTGCCCTTTTCCAGAGACAAATGAGGTATTCTTGCCCTATTAACAGCAAAAGAGATAAAaggaatattaaaaaaaagaatcaaaatgaATAATCTATGGTGTTTCCTTGTACTCCCTTGCTTCCACAGAATGAGGCAACATCATATTTAACCTACCAGGTCACACCCCCATCAAGacatcaaaacagaaaacatcttgtGGTAGTGTGGAAAATTCTGAGTTGTAATTTGTGTCACATTCAGCTGTGTTTAAGACAATAGTGACAATCCGTGACACGTCAACTCCCTGAGACCACAGCACCTTCAAACAGGGTGAAGTGCTTCAGACAACGATGTCTGTCAAGACCAAATCCCAAATCACATTTTGAAACAAAAGGGTATCTGGTCctttgacaaaacaaatatataaacaaataataagGAAATATGATTCTGCCAACCTTCAACAAGTTCAGGCAAACAGGCAAAATTACCCCCAAAAagttatttcaaaatgtttgttttgatccCAAACAAGCTGCCATTTCTTACCTCCTTGGctggcaaaaaaagagaagtcaCATGAAGGTGTGTAAGACATGCAAAAATTTGAGAAGGATGCTGGGAGCCAAAAAAAGAGACTGGCCACAAAACCTCCTTTATACTTTTCAGAGATGTGGCACAGTTGTCACAGGTTAGAGGAAGCCATTCGAACTCTGCTTAATCACAACCAGCAAAAGAAGACACAGCAGTGCAAGAAAGTGAGCATGTTACACTAATATATGACACCACACGAGTTGCAGTTTTAAATTCAGCACAGAGAAACCTCTCcgtttgtgacatttttcaggTCCTTTTAGGAATGACATTCATCAGCAACTATAAACAATCTGCATGACACATGATGGCGACATCAAAAACACGGATAATCAGAGGATATGTTAgaatttttcaaaatattttcaacaaTGGTTTAACAGGCAcggaaatgttttttttagtagTTACTCAGAGATAGATGAGAAGACCGACACTACTCTTCTGACTGTACATTAAATGTGTAGCTGAAGCAAGTAACCAGTTAAGGTAACATGAAcacaaagactagaaacaggaggagacagctaGCTGAGCTTTCTACCCACAAGCACCTCTAAAGCACACCAGTTAGCACACCAGTCTTAGTTTCAGCTAATTGTAAACTGAAGAAGCCCCTTGGATGAGAAACTCCACTTATATTTATCCACTCAAATAGCAGAGAtaatatctaaaaaaaaaaatattgatttggCTGTGGTGAGTCAAGTTGGCCaaaaagttttagtttttagttttagacTAGACACTCAGACAGTAAATGATGGTTTTGCAGACCTTGAGATCCTTACACTGCTATGTGGATTCACCAAATTATGACAAGAATCCAATGAGACCAGGCAACCATCCCACTGAACTTTTCATAACAGTCACATTGCAAAAATACATCTGACAGCTTTGATGCTAAAATTAAGGAAAGAAAAACCAACAGCCAGTCAGACACCACTTTGCTTTTCTGTTGCTTGTCAAACTGCGGCAGAGTGAACttgaacagaaatgtaaaactagaagcacaaaatgtcatttcctCCTGTTGGTTTTTTCTCCAATACCACTTACTTCTCTACCGActgctccctcctccacctccattCATCTACCACCACAGAATGTCTCTCCACATTATGGAGAAACTATATTCTCTTTTGAAACTGATGTATTGACAAAATAATGGTTTATCTGCCTTGCTCTTGTTTCTTCTCCTAAGACGTCTCTCCACCTTATTCAGGCCTTATTAGAGTCTCATCTTGCAGATCCTGCTAAAAGCTCATCAACAGCACACATGATGTGCTCCCACCAGCACTTATACTGATGGAAATGCTTTATGTCTGTTcctttacattttaacacaatATCCTTTCTCAACCCCAGGGTGCCTCTTCAAGGTTATTGCTGaatatgttctgtttttttctttattgtcagAAAATCTCATGAAATTCTAACAAGTATGCCTCTGTAGTCTAGGCTTATTCTTCTGTAACTGCATGtaaccattattttcatttgatttgtgtgCAACTTATTTTCCTCATATATCAATGTCTTaaactgtcttgttttgttcaactgACACAGCTCTGTTATACACAAATTCTAAGAGATTATTGGCAGCCCCTACAATTATCATAGACCATGATAAAACTATTGAGTACTTTATTCTTGTAACCTCATATTCAGTAGCCGGTGAAGAGGCTAAAGAAGAAATTTCTGGCTGGGCTTTGAGAGacaaatattgtttgttttggtcttttcgtgggatttgttgacatcAAGACAACAAAACCTGCTTTATCTTTAAAAGTTTCCTAGTAGCAGCTGACAGTAGCTGAATTTGTGCGATTTGCCCTCTGTTAAAGCACTGTAAACTTTCTCTGACCAACCGCTTCTATCTCTGCCAGCATCCCgagagagaaacaaatatcCAACCTGAACTAACTGTGCACCCAGCAGctgaatgtcagtgctgtggTACAGCTGGGACAGTCTGTCTGGATACCAGGTGCAATGTTATATTCCCCTGTACACAGTAAACAGACGTGAGGGGTGTGAAAGAGGTTTTGGAGACAGGCAGGTGTAAAAGgggcaaaatgtgaaaaacaaacatgtctgccttctcctctttttctaaCCATGATGCAGTCATCATCCTCAGATCAGTCTGAAGGAGAGGGACGAGGGACAGGACGACAAACTTAATCTGCTGCTGATCAGGTAAGACGAGACGGAGGATGATCTCTGATGAAACAGAGGTGATATTAACACAaggaagcttttttttccttctctgttgACTCATGCAGCTATGGTATAGTCTGACCAGCCTCTAAAGAAAACACTATGAAAACACTATTCTCCTGAAAATGTTCTACACATGCCTGAATTCACTGATAGATAAATTGCTCTGGCAGAGACTGCTCCACAGAACGACTTTCAGGTCAAACCTTTTGTGCTctgtttttcagcattttgagaAGCATGAATGCTCTGTACatgtctgctctgctctgctctcttctgCTCGGCTTCCTGTATCCTACAGGTATTGGCAGCAGCACATAATATGACACACCACATGAATAGAGTTGACAATTTGatatacagtaatacagtaaatgtgaaataatgttcACTCCTTGCTCCGTTCTGGGTTCTTTGACAGGAGCGGAGGAGAGCGAAGCAGCAGttgggaggaaggagagggagaaacgGAGCTTACCCTACTGGGGCTTGTGGTCGTCAGACTTTTTCGGATGGTTGGAGGAGCTACGAGCTCAGGCAGCTCTCGACGGGATGCACGACCTGGCTCGTACCTTCTGGGCTCACTTCCCCATCAGCAGCGATCTGGGCTACGATAATCCCGAGTCGGACCCTCAAACTGAGGAGTGAGGCCAAGAAGAGATAGTGTCCTGATAAGAAATTCAAGAGTCTGAGGGCAGAGGTTAGGAGTCTGAGGGCAGAGGTTAGGAGTCACCTGTAACATGTGTTATGATGTTTACAGTTCAGATGATCGATTGTGGTGGTGCTGTGACTCTTTATGTATGtagaaaaatatgatttaaaaatttttctcttcttctaaCCTAATTAAACCAGTATGCAGGAGAATTTGGCCGTGGTGACCCTTTCTTTTGTCACAAACTGGGTTTGAACAACGTACAAGGgagtgcaaacacactgaaattaaTGGTCAGGGCTCATTTACAGAAAAG
Protein-coding regions in this window:
- the LOC108880324 gene encoding otospiralin-like, with the translated sequence MNALYMSALLCSLLLGFLYPTGAEESEAAVGRKEREKRSLPYWGLWSSDFFGWLEELRAQAALDGMHDLARTFWAHFPISSDLGYDNPESDPQTEE